From the Amycolatopsis thermoflava N1165 genome, one window contains:
- a CDS encoding NADPH:quinone oxidoreductase family protein, whose protein sequence is MTDPGEYEIQSDEVLVRVRASSVTFADLLMLSGQYQHKPRTPFTPGMEYSGEVVAVGGAAAAEFAVGDRVVNDFTHAGPRSTGAYQVNGGWASYAVAPASALHKIPDTFSYEQGANLFVNYETAYYALVNRARLQAGEVVLITGASGAAGMATIQTAKILGAKVIVTGRSEDKLRTLHDWGADSTIHTPGSDPGRFRDQVKEFTGGAGADVVIDTVGGPTGLEAMRSLTFGGRLVIVGWAANTTVAQGGGRGGSDGANTLPTNIMQMKGLYVMGSPMVIHTFRDPSIRPPRTAAILDWVAQGLVTPFVSHRYPLTRIRDAGLARLAGDVTGGCVVEP, encoded by the coding sequence GTGACCGACCCTGGTGAGTACGAGATCCAATCTGACGAAGTCCTCGTCCGTGTCCGAGCCAGCAGTGTCACGTTCGCGGATCTGCTGATGCTCAGCGGCCAGTACCAGCACAAGCCCCGCACGCCCTTCACCCCCGGGATGGAGTACAGCGGCGAGGTCGTCGCCGTGGGCGGTGCCGCCGCGGCGGAGTTCGCCGTCGGCGATCGCGTGGTCAACGACTTCACGCATGCGGGTCCTCGGAGCACCGGTGCGTACCAGGTAAACGGCGGCTGGGCGTCCTATGCGGTCGCTCCTGCCAGCGCACTCCACAAGATCCCGGACACGTTCTCCTACGAGCAGGGCGCGAACCTGTTCGTCAACTACGAAACCGCCTACTACGCGCTGGTCAACCGCGCCCGGCTACAAGCCGGTGAGGTCGTCCTCATCACCGGCGCATCCGGCGCAGCCGGCATGGCGACGATCCAGACAGCGAAGATTCTGGGCGCGAAGGTCATCGTGACCGGCCGTTCCGAGGACAAGCTCCGAACGCTGCACGACTGGGGCGCCGACTCGACCATCCATACGCCCGGATCAGACCCGGGCCGCTTCCGCGACCAGGTCAAGGAGTTCACTGGCGGCGCCGGCGCAGACGTCGTCATCGACACCGTGGGCGGCCCCACCGGCCTGGAGGCGATGCGGTCGCTCACCTTCGGCGGACGGCTGGTCATCGTGGGTTGGGCTGCCAACACGACCGTCGCTCAGGGAGGCGGCCGCGGGGGCTCGGACGGAGCCAACACGCTCCCGACGAACATCATGCAGATGAAAGGTCTGTATGTAATGGGGTCACCGATGGTGATCCATACCTTCCGCGACCCCTCGATCCGCCCCCCACGCACCGCTGCCATCCTGGACTGGGTCGCACAGGGCCTGGTGACCCCCTTCGTGTCCCATCGGTATCCACTCACTCGCATTCGGGACGCTGGTCTCGCCCGGCTGGCCGGCGACGTGACCGGCGGCTGTGTGGTCGAGCCGTGA
- a CDS encoding HpcH/HpaI aldolase/citrate lyase family protein, which produces MTEAMAPRTAPDTPLRSLLFVPGDDEKKLAKASKSDADALIIDLEDSVSASHKEAARDITATHLQRNVGPEGPALWVRVNPLSTSLALNDLAAVVRFAPAGIMLPKIDGPEDLTTLTHHLDALEAAYGLARGSVKIIPVVTETPTAVLRLGELRHAELDRVYGFTWGAEDLSASLGAATNRRSDGRWADTYRLARSATLLAAAAAGVHAIETLYVNMADLEGLAIDSRDARAEGFTARIAIHPAQVGPINDAFTPSESELEQARRVVEAFGTGDTGVVALDGRMLDAPHLRQARHILSAARSAGNGRTSGRR; this is translated from the coding sequence ATGACCGAGGCCATGGCACCAAGAACAGCACCCGATACACCTCTGCGATCGCTTCTCTTCGTTCCCGGCGATGACGAGAAGAAGCTGGCTAAAGCTTCGAAGTCCGACGCCGACGCGCTGATCATCGACCTGGAGGACTCGGTCAGCGCGAGCCACAAAGAAGCCGCACGCGACATCACCGCAACACACCTGCAGCGAAACGTCGGCCCTGAGGGCCCAGCACTGTGGGTGCGGGTGAATCCGTTGAGCACCTCACTCGCTCTGAACGACCTCGCCGCGGTAGTGCGCTTCGCCCCGGCCGGGATCATGCTCCCCAAAATCGACGGTCCCGAAGACCTCACCACACTCACCCACCACCTCGATGCCCTCGAAGCGGCATACGGACTTGCCCGAGGATCGGTGAAGATCATCCCGGTGGTCACGGAGACCCCCACCGCCGTGCTCCGGCTCGGCGAGCTCCGGCACGCGGAACTGGATCGGGTGTATGGATTCACCTGGGGCGCCGAGGACCTCAGTGCCTCGCTCGGGGCCGCGACCAACCGGAGGTCGGACGGCCGATGGGCAGACACGTATCGCCTGGCCAGGTCGGCCACGCTGCTCGCTGCGGCAGCAGCAGGCGTGCACGCCATCGAGACTCTATACGTCAACATGGCCGACCTCGAGGGCCTGGCGATCGACTCCCGGGATGCTCGCGCCGAAGGCTTCACTGCGCGCATCGCGATCCACCCCGCCCAAGTCGGTCCTATCAACGACGCCTTCACCCCATCGGAGTCCGAACTCGAGCAAGCCCGACGTGTGGTCGAGGCGTTCGGCACCGGCGATACCGGGGTTGTGGCGCTCGATGGCCGAATGTTGGATGCCCCCCATCTACGACAGGCACGTCATATCTTGTCGGCGGCGCGCAGCGCCGGGAATGGAAGGACGAGTGGCCGTAGGTAA
- a CDS encoding MaoC family dehydratase, with protein sequence MAGLWFDDLTVGDTFDHPIHRTVTETDNVLFTAMTHNPAQLHLDEQYMESSQFGTRIVNSAFTLGLMVGISVGDTTLGTAVANLGWDEVRFPAPVFHGDTIRVTTEVIDLRDSRSRPDQGIVTFLHRAFNQNDELVASCKRTGLQRRRPQ encoded by the coding sequence ATGGCTGGACTCTGGTTCGACGACCTGACCGTCGGGGACACATTCGACCACCCGATCCACCGCACGGTCACTGAGACAGACAACGTGCTGTTCACCGCGATGACCCACAATCCGGCTCAACTGCACCTCGACGAGCAGTACATGGAGTCGTCGCAGTTCGGGACGCGCATCGTCAACAGCGCTTTCACCCTCGGACTCATGGTGGGCATCTCGGTCGGAGACACAACCCTGGGTACCGCGGTCGCCAACCTTGGGTGGGACGAAGTCCGCTTTCCCGCTCCGGTGTTCCACGGCGACACGATTCGAGTGACCACCGAGGTCATCGACCTCCGGGATTCGCGGTCACGTCCCGACCAGGGCATCGTGACTTTCCTGCATCGCGCGTTCAACCAGAACGACGAACTGGTGGCGTCGTGCAAGCGCACCGGCCTGCAGCGGCGGCGGCCCCAATGA
- a CDS encoding acyl-CoA dehydrogenase family protein: MDFALTEDQATIRDAVADLAGKFDDRYWEEKDAAHEFPHEFYQAFAAGGWLGITIPEEYGGHGYGITEASILLEQVAASGAGMNGASSMHLSIFGMHPVIVHGSDELKQRTLPRIASGDLHVCFGVTEPGAGLDTTKITTFARREGDKYIVNGRKVWISKAMESEKILLLTRTQKFDESSRKTDGMTLFLTDLDRSKVDIRPIRKMGRNAVTSNELFIDNLEVPIEDRVGEEGEGFRYILDGLNPERMLVAAEALGIGRAALRTAVKYGNEREVFGRHIGKNQGIQFPLAESLARLDAAELMLRKATWLYDNGMPCAREANIAKYLCADAGFEAADRALQTHGGMGYSEEYHVARYFREARLTRIAPISQEMILNYLGSHVLGLPRSY, encoded by the coding sequence ATGGATTTCGCATTGACCGAGGACCAGGCAACAATTCGGGACGCCGTCGCCGACCTCGCCGGCAAGTTCGATGATCGATACTGGGAAGAAAAGGACGCCGCACACGAGTTTCCCCATGAGTTCTACCAGGCGTTCGCGGCAGGAGGATGGCTCGGAATCACCATTCCCGAGGAGTACGGCGGCCACGGATACGGCATCACCGAAGCCTCGATCCTGTTGGAGCAGGTCGCTGCCTCGGGCGCCGGAATGAACGGCGCGAGTTCGATGCACCTGTCGATCTTCGGAATGCATCCAGTGATCGTCCACGGCAGTGACGAGCTCAAGCAGCGCACGCTGCCCCGGATCGCCAGCGGCGATTTGCACGTGTGCTTCGGCGTGACGGAGCCCGGCGCCGGACTCGACACGACCAAGATCACCACGTTCGCGCGGCGGGAGGGTGACAAATACATCGTCAACGGCCGCAAGGTGTGGATCTCCAAGGCGATGGAGTCGGAGAAGATCCTGCTCCTGACCCGAACACAGAAGTTCGACGAGTCGTCCCGCAAGACTGACGGGATGACGCTCTTTCTCACCGATCTCGACCGCTCGAAGGTCGACATCCGACCCATCCGCAAGATGGGACGCAATGCGGTCACGTCCAACGAACTGTTCATCGACAACCTCGAGGTGCCCATCGAGGATCGAGTCGGCGAGGAGGGCGAGGGGTTCCGCTACATCCTCGACGGCCTCAACCCCGAACGAATGCTCGTCGCCGCCGAGGCACTCGGCATCGGACGAGCGGCCCTGCGGACGGCCGTGAAATATGGCAACGAACGCGAGGTTTTCGGCCGCCACATCGGTAAGAACCAAGGCATCCAGTTTCCACTCGCGGAATCATTGGCACGCCTCGATGCGGCCGAGCTGATGTTGCGTAAAGCGACGTGGCTCTATGACAACGGGATGCCCTGCGCCCGCGAGGCCAATATCGCCAAGTATCTGTGCGCCGACGCCGGATTCGAGGCCGCCGACCGTGCGCTGCAAACCCACGGCGGCATGGGGTACTCCGAGGAGTATCACGTGGCCAGGTACTTCCGGGAAGCACGCTTGACCCGGATTGCACCGATCAGCCAGGAAATGATCCTGAATTACCTCGGATCGCATGTCCTCGGCCTACCGCGAAGCTACTGA
- a CDS encoding AMP-binding protein — protein sequence MSDYVWRPSPERIADANVTRLANRHGIDSLTELRRRSVADVQWYWDAAIDDLAIPFRTSYRQVLDSSRGIENSDWFVDGEFTIIDACLTRWADSIHPAIVHEAEDGRVEELSFAELSRQVAALAAGLSSIGVREGDRVALYLPMIPEAVIAFYAAARIGAVVVPLFSGFAAPAIAARLNDAGVSAVIVADATIRRGRRVDMAAEMAAAVAAAPSVTSVITVANVDTRVTFDAEGLAVTSWSELLAGEDVHDTARAFPTMQTLMLGYTSGTTGTPKGAVHTHAGFTVKVATEMAYSFDVVSSDRVCWVTDMGWVMGPFTIVGAHANGATLVLYEGSPDAPDTLRLWDLVERHSISTLGLSPTLVRALRDTPLSTIKSRDLKSVRTLGSTGEPWDPDSYDWLAAEVFDGRVPVINISGGTEVGGSFLAPYPVEPIASCSLGGPSLGMDVDVVDGDGQSVRGGIGELVCRTPWPSMTRSVWRDHDRYLQSYWSTFDGVWCHGDFALVDSKDGAWYILGRSDDVMNIAGKRLAPAEVESVLTTHPAVAEAAAIGVPDPKKGEAVWVFWVPREGADASSVSAELRAAVAEQVGKPFAPNEVIAVSELPKTRSAKIMRRAVRAVATGADPGDMSSAENPAALDRIRAALADTHRRA from the coding sequence ATGAGTGATTACGTCTGGCGACCAAGCCCCGAGCGTATCGCTGACGCCAACGTCACACGCCTGGCGAACCGTCATGGCATCGACTCCCTCACAGAACTGCGTCGCCGCTCGGTAGCCGATGTGCAGTGGTACTGGGATGCCGCTATCGACGACCTCGCCATCCCGTTCAGAACCTCCTACCGCCAGGTCCTCGACAGCTCCCGAGGCATAGAGAATTCGGACTGGTTTGTCGACGGCGAATTCACCATCATCGATGCGTGCCTCACTCGGTGGGCGGACTCGATCCATCCCGCGATTGTTCACGAAGCAGAGGATGGCCGAGTCGAGGAGCTTTCGTTCGCCGAGCTGTCGCGTCAGGTCGCCGCGCTCGCTGCAGGGCTGAGCAGTATCGGTGTGCGGGAGGGCGACAGGGTTGCACTCTACCTTCCGATGATCCCGGAGGCGGTCATCGCCTTCTACGCGGCGGCCAGGATCGGAGCCGTCGTGGTGCCGCTGTTCTCAGGATTCGCAGCGCCGGCGATCGCCGCACGCCTCAACGACGCCGGAGTTTCGGCAGTCATCGTCGCTGACGCGACCATCCGGCGAGGGCGAAGAGTCGACATGGCCGCAGAGATGGCGGCAGCGGTCGCCGCCGCGCCCTCGGTCACCTCGGTCATCACTGTGGCCAACGTCGACACAAGGGTCACGTTCGATGCCGAGGGTCTCGCAGTCACCAGCTGGTCCGAACTCCTCGCCGGCGAGGACGTCCACGACACGGCACGAGCCTTTCCCACAATGCAGACGCTGATGCTCGGCTACACCTCGGGGACGACTGGCACGCCGAAGGGGGCAGTTCACACACACGCAGGGTTCACCGTCAAGGTCGCCACCGAGATGGCCTACTCCTTCGACGTCGTGTCGAGCGATCGGGTCTGTTGGGTCACCGACATGGGATGGGTCATGGGACCATTCACAATCGTCGGGGCACACGCCAACGGCGCGACCCTGGTGTTGTACGAGGGGTCACCTGATGCGCCCGACACTCTACGTCTGTGGGACCTCGTCGAGCGGCACTCGATTTCGACACTCGGCCTGTCGCCGACCCTCGTTCGAGCATTGCGCGACACGCCCCTTTCGACGATCAAGAGCCGCGACTTGAAGTCAGTGCGCACCCTGGGCTCCACCGGGGAGCCCTGGGACCCCGATTCCTACGACTGGCTCGCCGCAGAGGTCTTCGACGGCCGGGTGCCGGTGATCAACATCTCGGGTGGCACCGAGGTCGGCGGGTCGTTCCTCGCTCCGTATCCGGTAGAGCCGATCGCCAGCTGCTCACTGGGCGGACCGTCGTTGGGCATGGACGTCGACGTTGTCGATGGCGACGGCCAGTCGGTGCGCGGCGGCATAGGCGAACTTGTCTGCCGTACCCCATGGCCATCCATGACCCGCAGCGTGTGGCGCGACCACGACCGGTATCTGCAGTCGTATTGGTCGACCTTCGACGGGGTGTGGTGCCACGGAGATTTCGCGCTCGTCGACTCGAAGGACGGGGCGTGGTACATCCTCGGCAGGTCCGACGACGTGATGAACATCGCGGGTAAACGCCTGGCACCGGCAGAAGTGGAGTCGGTGCTGACGACACACCCGGCAGTGGCCGAAGCAGCCGCGATCGGGGTGCCTGACCCGAAAAAGGGTGAAGCTGTCTGGGTGTTCTGGGTTCCTCGCGAGGGGGCCGACGCCTCATCCGTCTCGGCCGAACTCCGTGCCGCTGTCGCCGAACAGGTCGGAAAACCGTTCGCGCCGAACGAGGTCATCGCCGTGTCGGAACTTCCCAAGACACGCTCGGCCAAGATCATGCGGCGGGCGGTCCGCGCAGTCGCGACAGGTGCCGACCCTGGGGACATGTCGAGTGCCGAGAATCCAGCGGCGCTGGACCGCATACGTGCTGCTCTCGCCGACACGCACCGGCGAGCCTGA
- a CDS encoding CaiB/BaiF CoA transferase family protein, whose protein sequence is MGDRGGTSESLVGLRVLDLSRVLAGPLCCQLLGDHGADVIKVEPPDGDDTRRWGPPFVADDMSAYFNAINRNKRNICLDLRTSQGHQVLERLLENTDVVVENFKAGTLARWGFSDERMLERHPRLIVCRITGFGADGPMGGMPGYDAITQAYGGLMSINGESEGPALRVGVPVVDMVTGIYAFSGILLALNARQRTGRGQVVDCTLVDTAVSLLHPHSASTLADGRVPVRTGSAHPTVAPYDTFEASDGAVFIGIGNDRQFRILVDRLGMPGLADDPRFRTNADRLGNLKVLSELLSEKIAPLTKNDLAQDLIARGVPASAIRDIREVLDDPHVRHREMVVERGDYRGIGFPIKLTDTPASVRETPRAKGADTHTVLTTLGYDDVTINQLLSARVVLQDSPNPNGKEAAHE, encoded by the coding sequence ATGGGTGATCGTGGTGGGACAAGCGAAAGTCTCGTCGGGCTACGGGTCCTCGATCTGTCACGTGTTCTGGCCGGCCCACTGTGTTGTCAACTTCTCGGCGACCACGGAGCGGACGTGATCAAGGTCGAGCCACCTGACGGAGACGACACACGACGGTGGGGTCCTCCGTTCGTGGCAGACGACATGAGCGCTTATTTCAACGCGATCAACCGCAACAAACGCAACATCTGCTTGGACCTGCGGACCTCGCAAGGACATCAGGTGCTCGAGCGACTACTCGAGAACACCGATGTGGTGGTAGAGAACTTCAAGGCAGGAACGCTGGCTCGGTGGGGGTTCTCCGACGAGCGGATGCTGGAGCGTCACCCGCGCCTGATTGTCTGCCGCATCACCGGGTTCGGCGCTGACGGGCCGATGGGTGGTATGCCCGGTTACGATGCCATCACTCAGGCCTACGGCGGCTTGATGAGCATCAACGGCGAATCCGAAGGCCCAGCGTTGCGGGTCGGCGTCCCGGTGGTGGACATGGTCACCGGGATCTACGCGTTCAGTGGAATTTTGCTGGCGCTCAACGCTCGTCAGCGAACAGGTCGCGGGCAGGTGGTGGACTGCACGCTCGTTGATACCGCGGTGTCGCTGTTGCATCCACATTCCGCGTCCACTCTCGCTGACGGGCGGGTACCTGTGCGTACGGGCTCCGCCCACCCGACGGTGGCACCCTATGACACCTTCGAGGCGTCCGACGGGGCGGTGTTCATCGGCATCGGCAATGATCGCCAGTTCCGCATCCTGGTCGACCGACTGGGTATGCCCGGCCTAGCTGACGACCCGCGTTTCCGCACCAACGCCGACCGCCTGGGGAACCTGAAAGTCCTCAGCGAACTGCTGTCGGAGAAGATCGCCCCCTTGACGAAGAACGATCTCGCACAGGACCTCATCGCCCGCGGGGTGCCGGCGTCAGCGATCCGCGACATCCGCGAAGTCCTTGACGATCCGCACGTCCGTCACCGCGAAATGGTCGTGGAGAGGGGCGACTACCGCGGCATCGGCTTCCCGATCAAGTTGACCGACACTCCAGCGTCGGTCCGAGAAACTCCTCGAGCCAAGGGGGCAGACACTCACACGGTTCTGACAACTCTCGGCTACGACGACGTGACCATCAACCAACTGTTGTCCGCGCGAGTAGTCCTGCAGGACAGCCCGAATCCGAATGGCAAAGAGGCAGCGCATGAGTGA
- a CDS encoding IclR family transcriptional regulator yields MMAILEMVAPVRHGLSLADLAERLGAPKSSVHELVNGLVATGYLVERDHRFGLGSAPFILTLNGNRVAAQDIDRELLPRIHKEVGCSVLIGIQVGMSLVFVDHIGDEPALEFAARNHSRRSLYGSASGKIILANLPVREMDSLLLSASSAEQPEVDRFLAELPEIRATGLAYNPGRTVPGIYSVATALRRSDGELIGAVCALGPADLQDSLPEIGRRIQELLSDGQVDPGESVRP; encoded by the coding sequence GTGATGGCCATCCTCGAGATGGTCGCTCCGGTGCGTCACGGACTGTCGCTGGCGGATCTCGCCGAACGGCTGGGCGCCCCGAAGAGTTCCGTGCACGAGCTGGTGAATGGACTCGTGGCCACCGGGTACCTGGTCGAGCGCGATCACAGGTTCGGCCTCGGCTCGGCGCCGTTCATCCTGACTCTGAACGGGAACCGCGTGGCGGCTCAGGACATCGATCGCGAGCTTCTGCCGCGCATTCACAAGGAAGTCGGCTGCAGCGTCCTGATCGGCATCCAGGTGGGAATGTCGCTCGTGTTCGTCGACCACATCGGTGATGAGCCCGCGCTGGAGTTCGCTGCCCGCAACCACAGTCGCCGGTCGCTGTACGGGTCCGCGTCGGGAAAGATCATCCTGGCGAACCTGCCGGTGCGGGAGATGGATTCGCTGTTGTTGTCGGCGTCGTCCGCCGAGCAGCCCGAGGTGGACCGCTTCCTCGCCGAGCTGCCTGAGATAAGGGCGACCGGCCTCGCCTACAACCCCGGTCGCACTGTGCCCGGCATCTACTCGGTGGCGACCGCGCTGCGACGCTCCGACGGTGAGCTGATCGGCGCCGTGTGCGCGCTCGGTCCCGCCGACCTCCAGGACTCGCTGCCCGAAATCGGACGTCGAATTCAGGAACTGCTCAGTGATGGGCAGGTCGATCCGGGCGAGTCTGTGCGACCCTAG
- a CDS encoding MFS transporter — protein sequence MRIDDVAVRIDRLQRWPYSPRVLFIAGVSFFFAYFDIGNIGSALPAALKALHATTASATTVVSVGLWGYIVGGLINSVVADRYGRRAGLLMATVLYGVGSLVNALAPSIEVFTIARFVSGLGIGATLGVISTYMSELAPAASRGRYMARTTLPALVGYALVPIMSVWLIPTFSWGWRAILIVPVAGAVIFILLYRSLPESPRWLVLHGRSAEAEKILRAAEVREGLDTPVSSSPTGTQSPEPARDIRVLFSRRVLPWMLLFFVIWLLNYLPVYAVVGLGTTLLTEHGFSLAKSLQMTLGSSLGIVLGGLFAMWVADRVPRKVPAAVVSGLVAVSLGLVAIAPSSPVIFAAYFLVAFQIGIFAPLMYLLTAEHFPTAGRTTAMALCNGVGHVGGAIGPFIVLALYRAAGFSAVWAFLGALFLLLAVTTLVARNTTGKALETVTTEPAVESGSASPARPDRVS from the coding sequence ATGCGTATCGACGACGTTGCCGTACGCATCGACCGATTGCAGCGCTGGCCGTACTCGCCGCGCGTGCTCTTCATCGCCGGCGTTAGCTTCTTCTTCGCCTACTTCGATATCGGCAACATCGGCAGCGCTCTGCCTGCCGCCCTGAAAGCCCTGCACGCGACGACGGCCAGTGCGACCACGGTCGTCAGCGTCGGGCTCTGGGGCTACATCGTCGGCGGTCTGATCAACAGCGTGGTGGCCGACCGGTACGGCCGTCGCGCGGGCCTTCTGATGGCGACCGTTCTCTACGGCGTCGGTTCGCTGGTCAACGCGCTGGCTCCCTCGATCGAGGTCTTCACCATCGCGCGTTTCGTCTCCGGGCTCGGTATCGGAGCGACGCTCGGGGTCATCAGCACCTACATGAGCGAGCTCGCGCCGGCGGCGAGCCGGGGGCGCTACATGGCACGGACGACGCTGCCCGCACTCGTCGGCTATGCGCTGGTCCCGATCATGTCGGTGTGGCTGATTCCCACATTCTCGTGGGGGTGGCGGGCCATTCTCATTGTCCCGGTGGCAGGCGCCGTGATTTTCATCCTCCTCTACCGGTCGCTGCCGGAGTCGCCGCGATGGCTCGTCCTGCACGGGCGTTCCGCAGAGGCGGAGAAGATCCTGCGAGCCGCGGAAGTGCGGGAGGGGCTGGATACTCCGGTGTCGTCGTCGCCGACCGGGACGCAATCGCCGGAGCCCGCACGCGACATCCGGGTTCTCTTCAGCCGTCGTGTCCTCCCGTGGATGCTGCTCTTTTTCGTAATCTGGCTGCTGAACTACCTGCCGGTGTACGCGGTCGTCGGCCTCGGTACCACGCTGCTCACCGAGCACGGGTTCAGTCTTGCCAAGAGCCTGCAGATGACGCTCGGCTCGAGTCTCGGCATCGTCCTTGGTGGCCTGTTCGCGATGTGGGTCGCCGACCGGGTACCGCGGAAGGTGCCGGCTGCGGTCGTCTCCGGCCTCGTCGCGGTGAGTCTTGGGCTGGTGGCCATCGCGCCGTCCAGTCCGGTCATCTTCGCCGCCTACTTCCTGGTCGCGTTCCAGATCGGCATCTTCGCTCCCTTGATGTACCTCCTGACGGCGGAACACTTTCCGACGGCGGGCCGCACCACGGCTATGGCGCTGTGCAACGGCGTGGGACACGTGGGCGGCGCGATCGGCCCCTTCATCGTTCTTGCGCTGTACCGGGCTGCCGGTTTTTCCGCGGTATGGGCCTTCCTCGGGGCCCTGTTCCTGCTCCTCGCCGTCACCACGCTGGTCGCCAGGAACACCACGGGCAAGGCGCTGGAGACCGTGACGACCGAACCGGCCGTGGAATCCGGGTCCGCCTCACCGGCGCGGCCCGACCGGGTTTCCTGA
- a CDS encoding transposase has product MRTRRNRGRDQLVLNRGAANQADSIRAWSGRTSILLAPGKKGGCAPGVEALAVDGEGLGRCRGGLSTKIHLAVTAAGCRCSTAWRSPGSDQAGRNADPIVWSRIRPTHIPQPASDGTGASGSSVLSEDQIARRAARGSRGGRPPAFDAEAYKRRNVVERCFNRLKQFRDLATRYAKRAAYYQAELTIAAIILWLR; this is encoded by the coding sequence GTGAGAACCCGAAGAAACCGCGGCCGCGACCAGCTCGTTCTCAACCGGGGTGCGGCCAACCAAGCCGATTCGATTCGAGCGTGGTCCGGGCGCACCAGCATTCTGCTGGCGCCCGGAAAAAAAGGGGGCTGCGCGCCCGGCGTCGAGGCGCTTGCGGTCGACGGGGAAGGACTCGGCCGGTGCCGCGGGGGACTGAGCACCAAGATTCACCTCGCCGTCACGGCTGCGGGCTGCCGCTGCTCGACGGCATGGCGGTCGCCCGGATCGGACCAGGCAGGCCGCAATGCCGACCCGATCGTGTGGTCGCGGATAAGGCCTACTCACATCCCTCAACCCGCAAGCGACGGGACCGGCGCATCCGGTTCGTCAGTCCTGAGCGAGGATCAGATCGCTCGCCGCGCCGCCAGAGGTTCCCGCGGCGGGCGACCACCCGCCTTCGACGCTGAGGCCTACAAGCGGCGCAACGTGGTCGAACGGTGTTTCAACCGGCTCAAACAGTTCCGTGACCTGGCCACCCGCTACGCCAAACGCGCCGCCTACTACCAAGCCGAACTCACCATCGCCGCCATCATCCTCTGGCTCCGATGA
- a CDS encoding SAM-dependent methyltransferase, whose amino-acid sequence MAKYSDDWDAVSGLGRTALATAAGRAIETTRTNGLVNDPFAKQFVVEAKSPTPMPTELADPVDRTSEFDRRWDIISMAVGVRTRFFDQHLLEASRTGCEQAVILAAGLDTRAYRLELPPGTKLFEVDKPGVHEFKQRVLNGLRANPLCDRRTVSCDLRDDWIEPLAAAGFEPGRPTCWLIEGLTAYLTGDEETRLFKSLHDVSTSGSYLGFDHPADPDELRRDTYQANSQYGFDLAALLVTDSAKDPVGYLRSIGWEVATTGPAKDATLYCGRHNPYGSRDLAHKWLFSRAVLRG is encoded by the coding sequence ATGGCGAAATACAGCGACGACTGGGACGCGGTCTCCGGGCTGGGGCGCACGGCCTTGGCAACTGCGGCGGGCCGGGCGATCGAAACCACTCGGACGAACGGTCTGGTCAACGATCCTTTCGCCAAGCAGTTCGTCGTCGAGGCCAAGTCCCCGACGCCGATGCCCACCGAGCTGGCGGATCCCGTCGATCGCACCTCCGAGTTCGACCGTCGCTGGGACATCATCTCGATGGCGGTCGGCGTCCGGACGCGCTTCTTCGATCAGCACCTCCTGGAAGCGTCGCGTACTGGTTGCGAGCAGGCAGTCATCCTCGCCGCAGGACTTGACACTCGCGCCTACCGCCTCGAGCTTCCGCCCGGCACCAAGCTGTTCGAGGTCGACAAGCCCGGCGTTCACGAGTTCAAGCAGAGGGTCCTCAACGGCTTGAGAGCAAACCCGCTCTGCGATCGCCGGACCGTCTCCTGCGACCTTCGCGACGACTGGATCGAACCGCTGGCCGCTGCCGGTTTCGAGCCCGGACGGCCCACCTGTTGGTTGATCGAAGGCCTGACCGCCTACCTGACCGGGGACGAGGAAACGAGGCTCTTCAAATCCCTGCACGACGTGTCGACCTCTGGCAGCTACCTGGGCTTCGACCACCCTGCGGATCCGGACGAGCTGCGGCGCGACACATACCAGGCGAACTCCCAGTACGGCTTCGATCTCGCCGCCCTCCTCGTGACCGACAGCGCCAAGGACCCGGTCGGATACCTGCGATCCATCGGGTGGGAGGTCGCCACCACGGGGCCGGCCAAGGACGCGACTCTCTACTGCGGCCGGCACAACCCGTACGGGAGCCGCGACCTCGCCCACAAGTGGTTGTTCAGTCGCGCTGTTCTTCGGGGCTGA